Proteins co-encoded in one Spirosoma endbachense genomic window:
- a CDS encoding SLC13 family permease, with protein sequence MENTTIPELVHPATVRRTVLPAHWPKYSLLLAGPLLFWVLGYSNLLPVAPKMQLVIGVAVWMMVWWISEVVALPVTAFLPIVLFPALGILDLPTTAANYTNPTILLFLSGFVFALAVERHNLHTRIALHIVRLIGTASHRLVLGFMVATAFVSMWVNNTAAALLMLPIAQSVLHLLEDDFRRAGQERQFRPFAVSLLLGLAYSASIGGIATTIGTPTNGVLLGFLRDSYKTDISFTGWFVVGFPLAVLMLTATYLILVRLLFPVRGHALPDASAIIRDKLTALGPIRYSEYAVSGLFLLTAIGWVFRALFVKWLGADFLNDTIIGMSGALLLFLTPDPTSNTGLLFDWSSMNKLPWGILFMIGGGLALAKTLESSGIIGLIGDTVASSGSHDYSGLLVALVGITLLLKIIIANTPLATAALPMVFGIATATGIDPILLGAPVTFAASFAFVLPMSTPPNAIVLATSQVTIRDMIKAGLLLALVGFLLLIAFGGAYKWMTN encoded by the coding sequence ATGGAAAATACGACAATTCCCGAATTAGTCCATCCTGCCACTGTTCGAAGAACCGTATTGCCTGCACACTGGCCGAAATATAGCCTGTTGCTGGCCGGACCACTGCTCTTTTGGGTATTGGGTTACAGCAATTTGTTGCCAGTTGCGCCAAAAATGCAGCTGGTTATTGGTGTTGCAGTCTGGATGATGGTCTGGTGGATCAGCGAGGTAGTAGCCTTACCCGTGACGGCTTTTTTACCCATAGTGCTGTTCCCGGCGCTGGGTATTCTGGATCTGCCGACTACAGCCGCCAACTACACCAATCCCACGATCCTGCTGTTTCTGTCGGGCTTTGTGTTTGCGCTGGCGGTTGAACGGCACAATCTGCACACCCGCATTGCACTTCACATCGTGCGTCTGATCGGTACGGCCAGCCACCGGCTGGTGCTGGGCTTTATGGTGGCTACGGCTTTTGTCAGTATGTGGGTGAACAATACGGCGGCTGCGCTGCTGATGCTGCCCATTGCGCAGTCGGTGCTTCATTTACTGGAAGACGATTTCCGGCGGGCGGGTCAGGAGCGCCAGTTTCGCCCTTTTGCGGTGAGTTTGCTGCTTGGCCTGGCCTATTCAGCCAGTATCGGAGGTATTGCCACCACCATTGGCACACCGACCAATGGCGTGTTGCTGGGTTTCCTGCGCGATTCCTACAAAACCGATATTTCGTTTACGGGCTGGTTTGTTGTCGGATTTCCACTGGCAGTATTGATGCTCACGGCCACATACCTCATTCTGGTCCGGCTCCTGTTTCCGGTGAGAGGCCATGCGTTGCCTGATGCATCGGCCATCATTCGAGATAAACTGACGGCATTGGGACCGATACGATATTCCGAATACGCTGTCAGTGGGCTGTTTTTGCTTACGGCCATTGGTTGGGTTTTTAGGGCGTTGTTCGTGAAGTGGCTGGGAGCCGATTTTCTGAATGACACGATCATTGGCATGAGCGGTGCTTTACTGCTCTTTCTGACTCCCGACCCGACCAGTAATACTGGTCTATTATTCGACTGGAGTAGTATGAATAAGTTACCCTGGGGTATTCTGTTCATGATCGGCGGAGGGCTGGCGCTGGCCAAAACGCTCGAAAGTTCCGGCATTATCGGACTGATCGGCGATACCGTTGCGTCGTCTGGTTCGCATGACTACAGCGGATTGCTTGTCGCGCTGGTAGGCATCACCTTGCTACTGAAAATAATCATTGCCAATACGCCACTGGCAACGGCGGCTCTTCCGATGGTTTTTGGGATTGCTACGGCCACCGGTATCGATCCGATTCTACTGGGCGCCCCCGTGACGTTTGCAGCTAGTTTTGCGTTCGTGCTGCCCATGTCGACACCACCGAACGCCATTGTGCTGGCAACCAGCCAGGTTACGATTCGGGATATGATCAAAGCCGGGTTACTACTGGCATTGGTAGGTTTCCTGCTGCTGATTGCGTTTGGCGGAGCCTACAAATGGATGACCAACTGA
- the soxC gene encoding sulfite dehydrogenase, with the protein MVKPASDGDQPAKPATITRRTLLGGAATAAVAVVQTSFAKGLQIGIPQISDDPTKQMGVPPGKVGTRSSFEKLAKNASDISSRSPLQDLYGTITPSDLHFERHHNGVPAIDPAKYELLIHGLVERPTVFTLADLKRFPSVSRIAFLECSGNFRTGKETMSPQEICGLTSQSEWTGVLLSTLFREVGVKPGSNWFLAEGGDAALMTRSIPTSKGWNDAIIAYAQNGEALRPEQGYPVRLFLPGWEGNTSVKWLRRLELGDAPWQTREETSKYSEGIKGGKIRQFSFDIDARSIITFPAYPVQIQKGWIEIRGLAWSGRGKVSRVEVSTDAGKNWKLADLQEPILDKAHVRFRHLWQWNGSETEIMSRVTDETGYVQPTFAQLIDARGADTGGYHFNPITVWQIKPDGRVLNRPENFR; encoded by the coding sequence ATGGTGAAGCCTGCTAGCGACGGTGATCAACCGGCTAAACCCGCAACGATCACCCGCCGAACTTTATTGGGTGGAGCTGCTACTGCCGCTGTAGCGGTGGTACAAACCTCGTTTGCAAAGGGTTTGCAGATTGGTATTCCCCAGATTTCCGACGATCCAACGAAGCAGATGGGCGTTCCGCCGGGTAAGGTTGGAACACGGTCGTCATTTGAGAAACTGGCAAAAAATGCCTCCGATATTTCGTCGCGGTCGCCGTTGCAGGATTTGTACGGCACCATCACTCCTTCGGATCTGCATTTCGAGCGGCATCACAATGGGGTCCCGGCAATCGATCCGGCCAAATACGAACTGCTTATTCACGGCCTGGTCGAACGCCCAACGGTGTTCACACTGGCTGATCTGAAACGGTTTCCGTCGGTATCGCGCATTGCCTTTCTGGAATGTTCCGGCAATTTTCGTACGGGCAAAGAAACCATGTCTCCGCAGGAAATTTGTGGCCTCACCAGTCAGAGTGAATGGACCGGTGTGCTGCTTTCAACGCTGTTTCGGGAAGTGGGCGTAAAGCCCGGCTCCAACTGGTTTCTGGCTGAGGGCGGTGATGCTGCGCTGATGACCCGCAGCATTCCGACCAGCAAAGGCTGGAACGATGCCATCATTGCCTATGCGCAGAATGGCGAAGCGCTTCGGCCTGAACAGGGCTATCCGGTGCGGCTATTTCTGCCCGGTTGGGAAGGGAATACAAGCGTCAAATGGCTACGTCGGCTTGAACTGGGTGACGCTCCCTGGCAAACCCGAGAGGAAACCTCGAAATACTCAGAAGGCATTAAAGGAGGCAAAATCCGGCAATTTAGCTTTGACATCGACGCCCGATCGATCATTACCTTTCCGGCTTATCCGGTTCAGATTCAGAAAGGCTGGATCGAAATTCGGGGGCTGGCCTGGAGCGGTCGCGGAAAAGTGAGCCGGGTAGAGGTCAGTACAGATGCCGGTAAAAACTGGAAACTGGCTGATTTACAGGAGCCCATTCTGGATAAAGCACATGTACGATTCCGGCACCTGTGGCAATGGAATGGATCTGAAACCGAGATCATGAGCCGCGTAACCGACGAGACGGGCTACGTACAGCCAACGTTCGCCCAACTCATTGACGCACGGGGCGCCGATACTGGAGGCTATCATTTTAACCCGATTACGGTATGGCAAATCAAACCCGATGGGCGTGTGCTGAACCGGCCCGAAAATTTTCGATAA
- a CDS encoding c-type cytochrome: MNRMSDPKVDSLPSRFGLGKPATIAQITPLDIDVRPDGQGLPAGSGTATTGAVIFAAKCAACHGAGGVGGPNGSLVTTTPAPGKRTEKVIGNYWPYATTVFDYIRRAMPFSQPGSLTNEEVYSLTAYLLTANKLFDEKAVLNAQTLPKVVMPAQKLFVPDDRKAGPEIH, encoded by the coding sequence ATGAATCGAATGAGCGATCCGAAGGTCGACTCATTGCCTTCCCGATTTGGTTTGGGCAAACCGGCAACTATTGCCCAGATAACCCCGCTGGACATCGATGTGCGTCCTGATGGTCAGGGTTTACCTGCCGGATCGGGTACGGCAACGACCGGTGCGGTAATCTTCGCGGCAAAATGTGCTGCCTGTCATGGTGCGGGTGGGGTAGGAGGGCCCAACGGATCGTTGGTGACAACGACTCCGGCACCGGGAAAACGAACCGAAAAAGTGATTGGAAACTACTGGCCCTATGCCACAACTGTGTTCGATTACATTCGGCGGGCTATGCCGTTCAGTCAGCCGGGTTCATTGACCAATGAAGAAGTTTATTCGCTGACGGCTTACCTGCTGACGGCGAATAAACTGTTCGACGAAAAAGCCGTGCTAAATGCCCAGACATTGCCGAAGGTAGTCATGCCTGCTCAAAAACTATTCGTGCCCGACGACCGGAAAGCGGGACCAGAAATACACTAG